Proteins encoded in a region of the Takifugu flavidus isolate HTHZ2018 chromosome 8, ASM371156v2, whole genome shotgun sequence genome:
- the tasorb gene encoding protein TASOR isoform X2, with amino-acid sequence MAHNPSAVGKKHSECTETDDLQPEGGEPPRNFIATSATANQNGDQPGCGDGVMPEQEGTERRRSVQVDPRTVSGSLLPGQRPSFQIPRKTRERKGLYNFLPPDSREFEDLVKIVSSCYLDSSSRGTFTYCKARLIRNELLEKEFIEKRREMKQEGRTEQELSESFCFLYPDKSKLQWICEKGLAVGHSRITTLGNPSVGVYLSKYSDLLQINPFEVGSYGDMIVFKVMRGRVKHIHENMPKNAIEPSPKFDSHVSKSANRVTSPLSYRAFELTQQYFFEFAFDEIKARPRHLCPYAVVSFQYKGKESAAAPMTAHRFNTLPSEASRGKSCYTVWSGPLVNKGQELFPICLRSSARPYLPFKLPEKLEVTQGMQLEQVKRKIPSVLFSWDTYSASREVMKCGMSCSLFEVVDGKGKPTSGSLAALVNKLERDRMVLVKSLYDRGFLFLLSSTQMVESKERWGRLEKSLQALFIFQESRMVVKYSSRLSESAEPQPSVLTSMEPFIPALHYALFKLRPNPGKDLSSGVERQSTDYLTRMDSGTVRPFILPDYKYTMDDRTSPLQIPRPKFNMDSVLRAYIHNPASYILPLNKVKENIERLRNPVPAPTPAPAPVEYSPVSDWGGSDRGDRLPDRVLQERPQQEKPTQEKTPPDNSKQRPRLPQSNGAQFQTESQPQPPPKLRLSQNEYDKDKMKQLLKLIQQHKKALVKDPGKDRGEDGAWDTNILKRKYEGDEKGGANKHKRLDPLCNGESSRGLQADDLGEDIGQKDSLTAVMESMGIYDTDLRAHGNDGSTAVNETQHLLKILLTTLKKAVSQGSFPVQTNKPSAGSVLDSEPDLKQQKELVSQTNYTEEDMDCSPGSPFSPGSPQHPEHASKDPPWVTPANEEREHELESTSEPAPAPEVLTASDGHPEPKMPAGVEVKKVAAPSALATIEDVPSRPSISLDTILNQEVYSLTSDIKNIMQTHHISYASQLPPRLTPRHGWLPNSCFSGFVVPYVSPVPCHGHVKTLCEKMDRLVPPLSTSSGVTSPGPPLTASSLATPPSTPNQSSKAKAELLVSKSASCSHSGKMAPVKETKSTKAKTEAPPAESGGEIYSPSQVHPDISESKSQNSCSASGSGSGLLAGSLIGQLKPEVFSSLVEIFKDVTKNTVKFYIYSGDEWEESDVCKDIKEYLKSLGNSECSPQTFLENSSSLDKLLIIIRNEDIAAHVHKIPALVSLKKLPSVSFAGVDSLDDVKNHTYNELFVSGGFIVSDEFVLNPDLITQERLQGLLKFLEEQSTPEHPWHWKVHCKSQKKLKELGRLNTNAMGLLNLLTAYQKKHLVEFLPYHECDTQSRQAPDLECLIKLQAQHTQQRHLIFLTERPFEMFLQYSRNGIVIGSIDDVMSGFHSLIGSINQNELPTPPSTVNDECVEEDMSLDSDDGEGPTKSDPLEQKEKGDEGKSPLPPPPDVDQFRPPLPDKQTTPETAPTLSDLNALKTAISQFKATNQLGIGSTDIGSLSPGGFSVNPHQSFLYPSASWSSYTGSSGFPASPAYPSSPCNSSHEQEYHRPITAPAPVPTASVIAKAGPLVNLASLPLEVKPPPPPHLMLQGHVYGSDTGGAGAAGTSPHNASLPYADQNDSAQPGFKAGIIKKVSALPVKQERTPCGPGEGTWGASGTTTCETASNQGVVASGPVDPNTLPTTGEPIRGNTPSSQVARTHMDCTDTLGATVAVPAVASRGGSLVRPKMPPHPMSGMGFSTTGGIPGQMNHGPLRGGMGPGNFRGRGLLPLGIWPRPGRGHDRGGGNGSGPCSWGYPGGRGQPQNYYSYSHNYAPE; translated from the exons ATGGCCCACAATCCCAGCGCGGTGGGGAAGAAGCACTCGGAATGCACAGAGACGGACGATCTCCAGCCGGAGGGTGGCGAACCTCCGAGGAATTTCATCGCCACCTCAGCCACAGCCAACCAAAATGGCGATCAGCCTGGATGTGGAGACGGTGTAATGCCCGAACAAGAAGGCACTGAGCGGCGCCGGAGCGTGCAGGTGGACCCCCGGACTGTTAGTGGGTCTCTCCTGCCAGGCCAGAGACCGAGCTTTCAAATCCCGAGGAAGACGAGGGAGCGGAAAG GACTGTATAACTTTTTGCCCCCTGACAGTCGGGAGTTTGAGGACCTGGTGAAGATTGTGTCTTCGTGCTACTTGGACTCATCGTCACGAGGGACCTTCACCTACTGCAAGGCCAGGCTCATCCGCAACGAGCTCCTGGAGAAGGAG TTCATTGAGAAGCGAAGGGAGATGAAGCAGGAGGGGCGAACCGAACAAGAACTCTCGGAGTCCTTTTGCTTTCTCTACCCTGACAAATCCAAG CTCCAGTGGATCTGTGAAAAGGGTCTGGCCGTTGGACATTCTAGGATAACGACATTAGGGAATCCGTCAGTGG gtgTTTACCTCTCTAAATATTCCGATCTGTTACAAATCAATCCCTTTGAAGTGGGCTCATACGGAGACatgattgtttttaaagttaTGAGG GGCCGCGTCAAACACATCCACGAGAACATGCCTAAGAACGCCATCGAACCTTCACCCAAGTTTGACAGTCACGTGTCCAAAAGTGCCAACAGGGTCACCTCTCCGCTGTCCTACAGAGCGTTTGAGCTCACGCAG CAATATTTTTTTGAGTTTGCCTTTGACGAGATCAAGGCCCGGCCGAGGCACTTGTGTCCCTACGCCGTGGTTTCCTTTCAGTATAAGGGGAAGGAATCTGCAGCGGCTCCCATGACGGCGCACAG GTTTAACACGCTTCCCTCTGAAGCAAGCAGAG GGAAGAGCTGCTACACCGTGTGGAGCGGGCCACTTGTGAACAAGGGCCAGGAGTTGTTCCCGATCTGTTTACGATCTTCCGCGCGCCCCTACCTTCCTTTCAAACT ACCTGAGAAGCTGGAGGTGACTCAGGGCATGCAGCTGGAGCAGGTGAAGCGAAAGATCCCCTCGGTGCTTTTTTCCTGGGACACATACAGCGCATCACGGGAAG tgATGAAATGCGGAATGTCCTGCAGCCTGTTTGAGGTGGTGGATGGGAAGGGCAAACCGACCAGTGGCAGCCTGGCGGCGCTGGTCAACAAGCTGGAGAGGGATCGGATG GTGCTCGTGAAGTCCCTGTACGACAGAGgctttctcttcctgctgtcctcAACTCAGATGGTTGAGTCCAAAG AGAGGTGGGGGCGTTTGGAGAAGAGCCTGCAAGCATTATTCATCTTCCAGGAGTCAAGGATGGTTGTTAAGTACT CATCAAGACTGAGTGAGTCAGCGGAGCCCCAGCCTTCTGTCCTGACCTCCATGGAGCCCTTCATCCCTGCTCTGCACTACGCCTTGTTCAAGTTGCGTCCCAACCCGGGGAAGGACTTGAGTTCTGGGGTGGAACGCCAGTCCACCGATTACCTAACTCGTATGGACTCCGGCACAGTGCGGCCTTTCATTCTTCCAGACTACAAATATACCATGGACGACAGGACCTCCCCGCTCCAGATTCCGAGGCCCAAGTTCAACATGGATTCCGTGTTGCGTGCTTACATCCACAACCCTGCCAGTTACATTTTACCTCTGAACAAGGTCAAGGAGAACATAGAGAGACTAAGGAACCCAGTGCCTGCACCGACGCCTGCTCCAGCACCGGTGGAATACAGCCCCGTTTCTGACTGGGGGGGCTCGGACAGGGGAGACAGACTCCCAGACAGGGTCCTCCAGGAGAGGCCGCAGCAGGAAAAACCGACCCAGGAGAAGACGCCCCCGGACAAcagcaaacaaaggcccaggTTGCCTCAATCTAACGGGGCCCAGTTCCAAACAGAGTCCCAGCCTCAGCCCCCTCCCAAGCTGCGTCTGTCCCAGAACGAGTACGACAAAGACAAGATGAAACAGTTGCTCAAGTTGATCCAGCAACATAAGAAGGCGCTCGTAAAGGACCCTGGGAAGGACAGGGGCGAGGACGGAGCCTGGGACACAAACATTCTAAAGAGGAAGTACGAAGGCGATGAGAAGGGCGGCgccaacaaacacaaacgcCTAGATCCACTTTGCAACGGAGAATCCAGTAGAG GGCTACAGGCAGATGATTTGGGTGAGGACATTGGACAGAAGGACAGTCTGACGGCTGTGATGGAAAGCATGGGCATCTATGACACTGACCTGAGGGCTCACGGGAACGACGGCTCCACAGCGGTCAACGAGACTCAGCACCTTCTCAAAATCCTCCTAACCACCCTGAAAAAAGCTGTTTCTCAGGGCTCATTCCCTGTCCAGACGAACAAGCCCTCAGCCGGTTCGGTGTTGGACTCTGAACCAGATCTTAAGCAACAAAAGGAGCTTGTATCACAAACAAACTACACTGAG GAGGACATGGACTGTAGTCCTGGGAGTCCTTTTAGTCCAGGCTCCCCACAGCATCCTGAGCACGCTTCCAAAGACCCACCCTGGGTGACCCCCGCGAATGAAG agaGAGAACATGAGCTAGAGTCAACGTCAGAACCGGCGCCGGCGCCTGAGGTCTTGACAGCATCTGACGGCCACCCAGAGCCAAAAATGCCTGCAGGCGTGGAAGTGAAAAAGGTGGCTGCCCCATCCGCATTGGCAACCATAGAGGATGTTCCCTCCAGGCCCTCCATCAGTTTGGACACCATTCTCAACCAGGAAGTGTACAGTCTTACCTCCGATATCAAAAACATCATGCAGACTCACCACATTAGCTACGCATCGCAGCTCCCTCCACGATTGACTCCCCGCCACGGCTGGTTGCCCAACAGCTGCTTCTCCGGGTTTGTTGTCCCGTACGTCTCCCCCGTTCCCTGTCACGGCCACGTCAAAACACTCTGTGAGAAGATGGACAGGTTAGTCCCGCCCTTGTCGACCTCCAGCGGCGTCACCTCCCCGGGTCCTCCGCTGACAGCGTCTAGTCTGGCAACGCCGCCATCCACTCCAAATCAGTCTTCTAAAGcaaaagcagagctgctggtATCAAAGAGCGCCTCCTGCTCTCACAGTGGGAAGATGGCTCCTGTTAAAGAAACCAAATCCACAAAGGCTAAAACTGAAGCCCCTCCAGCAGAGTCGGGGGGAGAGATCTACTCGCCCTCTCAAGTCCATCCAGACATTTCAGAATCTAAAAGCCAAAACTCGTGTAGCGCTTCGGGAAGCGGCTCCGGTCTGCTGGCCGGCAGCCTCATCGGTCAGTTGAAGCCTGAGGTTTTCAGCAGCCTGGTGGAGATCTTTAAGGACGTAACCAAGAACACAGTCAAGTTCTACATCTACTCTGGGGACGAATGGGAGGAGAGCGACGTCTGTAAGGATATCAAG GAGTACTTGAAAAGTCTTGGCAACAGTGAGTGCAGCCCGCAGACGTTTCTagagaacagcagcagtttggacAAGCTTCTAATCATCATTAGGAATGAGGACATCGCTGCGCACGTGCACAAG ATCCCAGCTCTGGTGTCTTTGAAGAAGTTGCCTTCGGTGAGCTTTGCTGGAGTTGACAGTCTGGACGACGTCAAAAACCACACGTACAACGAGCTTTTTGTGTCTGGAGGCTTCATCGTGTCGGATGAGTTTGTCCTGAATCCTGATCTCATAACACAGG AACGTTTGCAGGGGCTGCTGAAattcctggaggagcagagcacCCCTGAACACCCCTGGCACTGGAAGGTGCACTGCAAGTcccagaagaagctgaaggaatTGGGAAG GTTAAACACCAACGCCATGGGACTGCTCAACCTCCTCACAGCCTACCAGAAGAAGCACCTCGTAGAGTTCCTCCCTTATCACGAATGTGACACCCAATCACGACAGGCTCCAGATCTGGAATGCCTAATCAAGCTCCAGGCTCAGCACACGCAGCAGCGGCACCTTATTTTCCTCACAG AGAGGCCGTTTGAAATGTTCCTTCAATACTCCAGAAATGGAATTGTGATCGGCAGCATTGATGACGTCATGAGTGGCTTTCACAGTCTAATTGGGTCCATCAATCAGAATGAGCTTCCCACACCGCCCTCTACTG TAAATGATGAGTGTGTAGAAGAGGACATGTCATTAGACTCTGATGACGGCGAGGGGCCCACCAAATCAGACCCCTTGGAGCAGAAGGAGAAAGGTGATGAGGGGAAGTCTCCGCTGCCACCTCCACCGGACGTGGACCAGTTTCGTCCTCCCCTCCCAGATAAGCAGACCACCCCCGAGACGGCGCCAACACTGTCTGATTTAAACGCTCTCAAAACGGCCATCTCCCAGTTTAAAGCCACCAACCAGCTTGGAATTGGCTCTACGGACATCGGTAGCTTATCGCCGGGTGGTTTTTCTGTAAATCCCCACCAAAGCTTCTTGTATCCTTCAGCTTCCTGGTCATCTTACACTGGCTCTTCTGGCTTTCCAGCCTCTCCTGCATACCCTTCCTCACCCTGCAACAGCTCACATGAACAGGAATACCACCGGCCAATCACTGCACCTGCCCCAGTCCCAACTGCATCTGTGATAGCTAAAGCAGGACCTCTAGTCAACCTGGCTTCCCTGCCCTTGGAGGTCaaaccgcctcctcctcctcacctcatgCTGCAGGGTCACGTCTATGGCTCAGACACCGGAGGAGCCGGGGCTGCTGGGACGTCCCCTCACAATGCTTCCCTGCCCTATGCAGACCAGAATGACTCAGCCCAGCCAGGTTTTAAGGCTGGAATTATTAAAAAAGTGAGTGCACTTCCCGTAAAGCAGGAAAGGACACCCTGTGGACCTGGGGAGGGTACGTGGGGGGCGTCAGGGACCACTACCTGTGAGACTGCTAGCAACCAGGGTGTGGTCGCATCTGGCCCAGTTGACCCAAATACACTCCCCACAACTGGAGAGCCCATTAGAGGTAACACTCCATCTAGTCAAGTGGCGAGGACTCACATGGATTGCACTGACACCCTTGGAGCTACTGTAGCAGTCCCTGCagtggccagcagggggggcTCACTCGTCAGACCTAAAATGCCTCCACATCCCATGAGTGGCATGGGTTTCAGCACTACAGGAGGCATCCCTGGACAGATGAATCACGGTCCCCTGCGTGGCGGCATGGGTCCTGGTAACTTTCGAGGGAGGGGACTCCTCCCGTTAGGAATTTGGCCTCGGCCGGGAAGAGGACACGATCGGGGGGGAGGGAACGGAAGTGGGCCCTGTTCTTGGGGTTACCCAGGAGGCAGAGGCCAACCGCAGAATTACTATTCATATTCTCACAACTATGCTCCTGAATAG
- the tasorb gene encoding protein TASOR isoform X1, whose amino-acid sequence MAHNPSAVGKKHSECTETDDLQPEGGEPPRNFIATSATANQNGDQPGCGDGVMPEQEGTERRRSVQVDPRTVSGSLLPGQRPSFQIPRKTRERKGLYNFLPPDSREFEDLVKIVSSCYLDSSSRGTFTYCKARLIRNELLEKEFIEKRREMKQEGRTEQELSESFCFLYPDKSKLQWICEKGLAVGHSRITTLGNPSVGVYLSKYSDLLQINPFEVGSYGDMIVFKVMRGRVKHIHENMPKNAIEPSPKFDSHVSKSANRVTSPLSYRAFELTQQYFFEFAFDEIKARPRHLCPYAVVSFQYKGKESAAAPMTAHRFNTLPSEASRGKSCYTVWSGPLVNKGQELFPICLRSSARPYLPFKLPEKLEVTQGMQLEQVKRKIPSVLFSWDTYSASREVMKCGMSCSLFEVVDGKGKPTSGSLAALVNKLERDRMVLVKSLYDRGFLFLLSSTQMVESKERWGRLEKSLQALFIFQESRMVVKYSSRLSESAEPQPSVLTSMEPFIPALHYALFKLRPNPGKDLSSGVERQSTDYLTRMDSGTVRPFILPDYKYTMDDRTSPLQIPRPKFNMDSVLRAYIHNPASYILPLNKVKENIERLRNPVPAPTPAPAPVEYSPVSDWGGSDRGDRLPDRVLQERPQQEKPTQEKTPPDNSKQRPRLPQSNGAQFQTESQPQPPPKLRLSQNEYDKDKMKQLLKLIQQHKKALVKDPGKDRGEDGAWDTNILKRKYEGDEKGGANKHKRLDPLCNGESSRGLQADDLGEDIGQKDSLTAVMESMGIYDTDLRAHGNDGSTAVNETQHLLKILLTTLKKAVSQGSFPVQTNKPSAGSVLDSEPDLKQQKELVSQTNYTEEDMDCSPGSPFSPGSPQHPEHASKDPPWVTPANEEREHELESTSEPAPAPEVLTASDGHPEPKMPAGVEVKKVAAPSALATIEDVPSRPSISLDTILNQEVYSLTSDIKNIMQTHHISYASQLPPRLTPRHGWLPNSCFSGFVVPYVSPVPCHGHVKTLCEKMDRLVPPLSTSSGVTSPGPPLTASSLATPPSTPNQSSKAKAELLVSKSASCSHSGKMAPVKETKSTKAKTEAPPAESGGEIYSPSQVHPDISESKSQNSCSASGSGSGLLAGSLIGQLKPEVFSSLVEIFKDVTKNTVKFYIYSGDEWEESDVCKDIKEYLKSLGNSECSPQTFLENSSSLDKLLIIIRNEDIAAHVHKIPALVSLKKLPSVSFAGVDSLDDVKNHTYNELFVSGGFIVSDEFVLNPDLITQERLQGLLKFLEEQSTPEHPWHWKVHCKSQKKLKELGRLNTNAMGLLNLLTAYQKKHLVEFLPYHECDTQSRQAPDLECLIKLQAQHTQQRHLIFLTERPFEMFLQYSRNGIVIGSIDDVMSGFHSLIGSINQNELPTPPSTVVNDECVEEDMSLDSDDGEGPTKSDPLEQKEKGDEGKSPLPPPPDVDQFRPPLPDKQTTPETAPTLSDLNALKTAISQFKATNQLGIGSTDIGSLSPGGFSVNPHQSFLYPSASWSSYTGSSGFPASPAYPSSPCNSSHEQEYHRPITAPAPVPTASVIAKAGPLVNLASLPLEVKPPPPPHLMLQGHVYGSDTGGAGAAGTSPHNASLPYADQNDSAQPGFKAGIIKKVSALPVKQERTPCGPGEGTWGASGTTTCETASNQGVVASGPVDPNTLPTTGEPIRGNTPSSQVARTHMDCTDTLGATVAVPAVASRGGSLVRPKMPPHPMSGMGFSTTGGIPGQMNHGPLRGGMGPGNFRGRGLLPLGIWPRPGRGHDRGGGNGSGPCSWGYPGGRGQPQNYYSYSHNYAPE is encoded by the exons ATGGCCCACAATCCCAGCGCGGTGGGGAAGAAGCACTCGGAATGCACAGAGACGGACGATCTCCAGCCGGAGGGTGGCGAACCTCCGAGGAATTTCATCGCCACCTCAGCCACAGCCAACCAAAATGGCGATCAGCCTGGATGTGGAGACGGTGTAATGCCCGAACAAGAAGGCACTGAGCGGCGCCGGAGCGTGCAGGTGGACCCCCGGACTGTTAGTGGGTCTCTCCTGCCAGGCCAGAGACCGAGCTTTCAAATCCCGAGGAAGACGAGGGAGCGGAAAG GACTGTATAACTTTTTGCCCCCTGACAGTCGGGAGTTTGAGGACCTGGTGAAGATTGTGTCTTCGTGCTACTTGGACTCATCGTCACGAGGGACCTTCACCTACTGCAAGGCCAGGCTCATCCGCAACGAGCTCCTGGAGAAGGAG TTCATTGAGAAGCGAAGGGAGATGAAGCAGGAGGGGCGAACCGAACAAGAACTCTCGGAGTCCTTTTGCTTTCTCTACCCTGACAAATCCAAG CTCCAGTGGATCTGTGAAAAGGGTCTGGCCGTTGGACATTCTAGGATAACGACATTAGGGAATCCGTCAGTGG gtgTTTACCTCTCTAAATATTCCGATCTGTTACAAATCAATCCCTTTGAAGTGGGCTCATACGGAGACatgattgtttttaaagttaTGAGG GGCCGCGTCAAACACATCCACGAGAACATGCCTAAGAACGCCATCGAACCTTCACCCAAGTTTGACAGTCACGTGTCCAAAAGTGCCAACAGGGTCACCTCTCCGCTGTCCTACAGAGCGTTTGAGCTCACGCAG CAATATTTTTTTGAGTTTGCCTTTGACGAGATCAAGGCCCGGCCGAGGCACTTGTGTCCCTACGCCGTGGTTTCCTTTCAGTATAAGGGGAAGGAATCTGCAGCGGCTCCCATGACGGCGCACAG GTTTAACACGCTTCCCTCTGAAGCAAGCAGAG GGAAGAGCTGCTACACCGTGTGGAGCGGGCCACTTGTGAACAAGGGCCAGGAGTTGTTCCCGATCTGTTTACGATCTTCCGCGCGCCCCTACCTTCCTTTCAAACT ACCTGAGAAGCTGGAGGTGACTCAGGGCATGCAGCTGGAGCAGGTGAAGCGAAAGATCCCCTCGGTGCTTTTTTCCTGGGACACATACAGCGCATCACGGGAAG tgATGAAATGCGGAATGTCCTGCAGCCTGTTTGAGGTGGTGGATGGGAAGGGCAAACCGACCAGTGGCAGCCTGGCGGCGCTGGTCAACAAGCTGGAGAGGGATCGGATG GTGCTCGTGAAGTCCCTGTACGACAGAGgctttctcttcctgctgtcctcAACTCAGATGGTTGAGTCCAAAG AGAGGTGGGGGCGTTTGGAGAAGAGCCTGCAAGCATTATTCATCTTCCAGGAGTCAAGGATGGTTGTTAAGTACT CATCAAGACTGAGTGAGTCAGCGGAGCCCCAGCCTTCTGTCCTGACCTCCATGGAGCCCTTCATCCCTGCTCTGCACTACGCCTTGTTCAAGTTGCGTCCCAACCCGGGGAAGGACTTGAGTTCTGGGGTGGAACGCCAGTCCACCGATTACCTAACTCGTATGGACTCCGGCACAGTGCGGCCTTTCATTCTTCCAGACTACAAATATACCATGGACGACAGGACCTCCCCGCTCCAGATTCCGAGGCCCAAGTTCAACATGGATTCCGTGTTGCGTGCTTACATCCACAACCCTGCCAGTTACATTTTACCTCTGAACAAGGTCAAGGAGAACATAGAGAGACTAAGGAACCCAGTGCCTGCACCGACGCCTGCTCCAGCACCGGTGGAATACAGCCCCGTTTCTGACTGGGGGGGCTCGGACAGGGGAGACAGACTCCCAGACAGGGTCCTCCAGGAGAGGCCGCAGCAGGAAAAACCGACCCAGGAGAAGACGCCCCCGGACAAcagcaaacaaaggcccaggTTGCCTCAATCTAACGGGGCCCAGTTCCAAACAGAGTCCCAGCCTCAGCCCCCTCCCAAGCTGCGTCTGTCCCAGAACGAGTACGACAAAGACAAGATGAAACAGTTGCTCAAGTTGATCCAGCAACATAAGAAGGCGCTCGTAAAGGACCCTGGGAAGGACAGGGGCGAGGACGGAGCCTGGGACACAAACATTCTAAAGAGGAAGTACGAAGGCGATGAGAAGGGCGGCgccaacaaacacaaacgcCTAGATCCACTTTGCAACGGAGAATCCAGTAGAG GGCTACAGGCAGATGATTTGGGTGAGGACATTGGACAGAAGGACAGTCTGACGGCTGTGATGGAAAGCATGGGCATCTATGACACTGACCTGAGGGCTCACGGGAACGACGGCTCCACAGCGGTCAACGAGACTCAGCACCTTCTCAAAATCCTCCTAACCACCCTGAAAAAAGCTGTTTCTCAGGGCTCATTCCCTGTCCAGACGAACAAGCCCTCAGCCGGTTCGGTGTTGGACTCTGAACCAGATCTTAAGCAACAAAAGGAGCTTGTATCACAAACAAACTACACTGAG GAGGACATGGACTGTAGTCCTGGGAGTCCTTTTAGTCCAGGCTCCCCACAGCATCCTGAGCACGCTTCCAAAGACCCACCCTGGGTGACCCCCGCGAATGAAG agaGAGAACATGAGCTAGAGTCAACGTCAGAACCGGCGCCGGCGCCTGAGGTCTTGACAGCATCTGACGGCCACCCAGAGCCAAAAATGCCTGCAGGCGTGGAAGTGAAAAAGGTGGCTGCCCCATCCGCATTGGCAACCATAGAGGATGTTCCCTCCAGGCCCTCCATCAGTTTGGACACCATTCTCAACCAGGAAGTGTACAGTCTTACCTCCGATATCAAAAACATCATGCAGACTCACCACATTAGCTACGCATCGCAGCTCCCTCCACGATTGACTCCCCGCCACGGCTGGTTGCCCAACAGCTGCTTCTCCGGGTTTGTTGTCCCGTACGTCTCCCCCGTTCCCTGTCACGGCCACGTCAAAACACTCTGTGAGAAGATGGACAGGTTAGTCCCGCCCTTGTCGACCTCCAGCGGCGTCACCTCCCCGGGTCCTCCGCTGACAGCGTCTAGTCTGGCAACGCCGCCATCCACTCCAAATCAGTCTTCTAAAGcaaaagcagagctgctggtATCAAAGAGCGCCTCCTGCTCTCACAGTGGGAAGATGGCTCCTGTTAAAGAAACCAAATCCACAAAGGCTAAAACTGAAGCCCCTCCAGCAGAGTCGGGGGGAGAGATCTACTCGCCCTCTCAAGTCCATCCAGACATTTCAGAATCTAAAAGCCAAAACTCGTGTAGCGCTTCGGGAAGCGGCTCCGGTCTGCTGGCCGGCAGCCTCATCGGTCAGTTGAAGCCTGAGGTTTTCAGCAGCCTGGTGGAGATCTTTAAGGACGTAACCAAGAACACAGTCAAGTTCTACATCTACTCTGGGGACGAATGGGAGGAGAGCGACGTCTGTAAGGATATCAAG GAGTACTTGAAAAGTCTTGGCAACAGTGAGTGCAGCCCGCAGACGTTTCTagagaacagcagcagtttggacAAGCTTCTAATCATCATTAGGAATGAGGACATCGCTGCGCACGTGCACAAG ATCCCAGCTCTGGTGTCTTTGAAGAAGTTGCCTTCGGTGAGCTTTGCTGGAGTTGACAGTCTGGACGACGTCAAAAACCACACGTACAACGAGCTTTTTGTGTCTGGAGGCTTCATCGTGTCGGATGAGTTTGTCCTGAATCCTGATCTCATAACACAGG AACGTTTGCAGGGGCTGCTGAAattcctggaggagcagagcacCCCTGAACACCCCTGGCACTGGAAGGTGCACTGCAAGTcccagaagaagctgaaggaatTGGGAAG GTTAAACACCAACGCCATGGGACTGCTCAACCTCCTCACAGCCTACCAGAAGAAGCACCTCGTAGAGTTCCTCCCTTATCACGAATGTGACACCCAATCACGACAGGCTCCAGATCTGGAATGCCTAATCAAGCTCCAGGCTCAGCACACGCAGCAGCGGCACCTTATTTTCCTCACAG AGAGGCCGTTTGAAATGTTCCTTCAATACTCCAGAAATGGAATTGTGATCGGCAGCATTGATGACGTCATGAGTGGCTTTCACAGTCTAATTGGGTCCATCAATCAGAATGAGCTTCCCACACCGCCCTCTACTG TAGTAAATGATGAGTGTGTAGAAGAGGACATGTCATTAGACTCTGATGACGGCGAGGGGCCCACCAAATCAGACCCCTTGGAGCAGAAGGAGAAAGGTGATGAGGGGAAGTCTCCGCTGCCACCTCCACCGGACGTGGACCAGTTTCGTCCTCCCCTCCCAGATAAGCAGACCACCCCCGAGACGGCGCCAACACTGTCTGATTTAAACGCTCTCAAAACGGCCATCTCCCAGTTTAAAGCCACCAACCAGCTTGGAATTGGCTCTACGGACATCGGTAGCTTATCGCCGGGTGGTTTTTCTGTAAATCCCCACCAAAGCTTCTTGTATCCTTCAGCTTCCTGGTCATCTTACACTGGCTCTTCTGGCTTTCCAGCCTCTCCTGCATACCCTTCCTCACCCTGCAACAGCTCACATGAACAGGAATACCACCGGCCAATCACTGCACCTGCCCCAGTCCCAACTGCATCTGTGATAGCTAAAGCAGGACCTCTAGTCAACCTGGCTTCCCTGCCCTTGGAGGTCaaaccgcctcctcctcctcacctcatgCTGCAGGGTCACGTCTATGGCTCAGACACCGGAGGAGCCGGGGCTGCTGGGACGTCCCCTCACAATGCTTCCCTGCCCTATGCAGACCAGAATGACTCAGCCCAGCCAGGTTTTAAGGCTGGAATTATTAAAAAAGTGAGTGCACTTCCCGTAAAGCAGGAAAGGACACCCTGTGGACCTGGGGAGGGTACGTGGGGGGCGTCAGGGACCACTACCTGTGAGACTGCTAGCAACCAGGGTGTGGTCGCATCTGGCCCAGTTGACCCAAATACACTCCCCACAACTGGAGAGCCCATTAGAGGTAACACTCCATCTAGTCAAGTGGCGAGGACTCACATGGATTGCACTGACACCCTTGGAGCTACTGTAGCAGTCCCTGCagtggccagcagggggggcTCACTCGTCAGACCTAAAATGCCTCCACATCCCATGAGTGGCATGGGTTTCAGCACTACAGGAGGCATCCCTGGACAGATGAATCACGGTCCCCTGCGTGGCGGCATGGGTCCTGGTAACTTTCGAGGGAGGGGACTCCTCCCGTTAGGAATTTGGCCTCGGCCGGGAAGAGGACACGATCGGGGGGGAGGGAACGGAAGTGGGCCCTGTTCTTGGGGTTACCCAGGAGGCAGAGGCCAACCGCAGAATTACTATTCATATTCTCACAACTATGCTCCTGAATAG